One Streptomyces lincolnensis genomic region harbors:
- a CDS encoding NADAR family protein: MEGTTGMIDSRDALVRAVRAGARVKYLHFWGHRPRPDGRVGASCLSQWWPSPFTVDGVAYATAEHWMMAGKARLFEDPEAERRVLEAGHPAEAKKAGRLVQGFDEAVWARERFGIVVEGGVHKFAAHADLREFLLSTGDRVLVEASPVDRVWGIGLAADDEAAADPERWRGPNLLGFALMEARGRLRER; this comes from the coding sequence ATGGAAGGAACCACGGGGATGATCGACTCACGGGATGCCCTGGTCAGGGCGGTCCGGGCGGGTGCGCGGGTCAAATATCTGCACTTCTGGGGGCACCGGCCGCGACCGGACGGTCGGGTCGGCGCGAGCTGTCTGAGTCAGTGGTGGCCGTCGCCGTTCACCGTGGACGGAGTGGCCTATGCGACCGCCGAGCACTGGATGATGGCCGGCAAGGCGCGGCTTTTCGAAGATCCCGAGGCCGAGCGGCGGGTGCTGGAGGCCGGCCACCCCGCCGAGGCCAAGAAGGCCGGGCGGCTCGTCCAGGGTTTCGACGAGGCCGTATGGGCGCGCGAGCGGTTCGGCATCGTCGTCGAGGGCGGTGTCCACAAGTTCGCCGCGCACGCGGATCTGCGGGAGTTCCTGCTGAGCACGGGCGACCGGGTGCTGGTGGAGGCCAGTCCGGTGGACCGCGTGTGGGGCATCGGCCTCGCCGCGGACGACGAGGCGGCCGCGGATCCCGAGCGCTGGCGGGGGCCGAACCTGCTGGGCTTCGCGTTGATGGAGGCGCGGGGGCGGCTGCGGGAGCGGTGA
- a CDS encoding gamma-aminobutyraldehyde dehydrogenase, protein MHKPGTATPDRFAAQERFADGAQFIAGRPAKGTSGRTHTIVDPATGEDVYTYELAGTADVDAAVAAARAAFPGWSSATPGERSDALHRFAAVLADRAEELARAESLQCGKPLKLTREFDVPGTIDNTAFFAGAARHLQGQSAGEYSGDHTSYVRREPIGVVGSIAPWNYPLQMAAWKILPAIAAGNTIVLKPAELTPLTSLLFARAATDAGLPDGVINIVTGTGKEAGEHLVGHPDVAMTSFTGSTAVGRRVAEIATATVKRLHLELGGKAPFLVFDDADLEAAVHGAVAGALINTGQDCTAATRAYVQRPLYEAFVERTAALMETVRLGDPFAAGTDLGPLISHVQRDRVAGFVDRARAYARVVTGGEAPQGDLKNGAYYRPTLIADAAQDSEIVQSEIFGPVLVVLPFDSDDDGIRLANDTPYGLAASAWSRDVYRANRATREIRAGCVWVNDHIPIISEMPHGGYRASGFGKDMSAYSFEEYTQIKHVMFDNTAVPRKDWHRTIFGDRL, encoded by the coding sequence ATGCACAAGCCGGGCACTGCCACCCCGGACAGGTTCGCGGCCCAGGAGCGCTTCGCGGACGGCGCGCAGTTCATCGCGGGCCGCCCGGCGAAGGGCACCTCCGGCCGGACGCACACGATCGTCGACCCGGCGACCGGCGAGGACGTGTACACGTACGAACTGGCCGGCACCGCCGACGTGGACGCGGCCGTCGCCGCCGCCCGCGCCGCGTTCCCGGGCTGGTCCTCGGCCACCCCCGGGGAACGCTCCGACGCCCTGCACCGCTTCGCCGCCGTGCTCGCCGACCGTGCCGAGGAGCTGGCCCGCGCCGAGTCCCTCCAGTGCGGCAAGCCGCTCAAGCTGACCCGTGAGTTCGACGTCCCGGGCACCATCGACAACACCGCCTTCTTCGCCGGTGCCGCCCGCCATCTCCAGGGACAGTCGGCCGGCGAGTACTCCGGCGACCACACCTCCTACGTCCGCCGCGAGCCCATCGGCGTCGTCGGCTCCATCGCCCCCTGGAACTACCCCCTTCAGATGGCCGCCTGGAAGATCCTCCCGGCGATCGCCGCGGGCAACACGATCGTCCTGAAGCCCGCCGAACTCACCCCGCTCACCTCGCTGCTGTTCGCGCGGGCCGCGACCGACGCCGGCCTCCCGGACGGCGTGATCAACATCGTCACGGGCACCGGCAAGGAGGCCGGCGAGCACCTCGTCGGCCATCCCGACGTGGCCATGACCTCCTTCACCGGGTCCACCGCCGTCGGCAGGCGCGTCGCCGAGATCGCCACGGCCACCGTCAAGCGACTCCACCTGGAGCTCGGCGGCAAGGCGCCCTTCCTGGTCTTCGACGACGCCGACCTGGAGGCGGCCGTCCACGGAGCGGTCGCGGGCGCGCTCATCAACACCGGGCAGGACTGCACGGCCGCCACGCGCGCGTATGTGCAGCGGCCCCTCTACGAGGCGTTCGTCGAGCGGACGGCCGCCCTCATGGAGACCGTCCGGCTCGGCGACCCGTTCGCCGCGGGCACCGACCTCGGCCCGCTGATCTCGCACGTCCAGCGGGACCGGGTCGCCGGATTCGTCGACCGGGCGCGTGCCTACGCGCGCGTGGTGACCGGCGGCGAGGCTCCCCAGGGGGATCTGAAGAACGGCGCGTACTACCGCCCCACCCTGATCGCGGATGCCGCCCAGGACAGCGAGATCGTCCAGTCCGAGATCTTCGGACCGGTCCTCGTGGTCCTGCCCTTCGACAGCGACGACGACGGGATCCGGCTGGCGAACGACACCCCCTACGGCCTCGCGGCCTCCGCCTGGAGCCGTGACGTCTACCGGGCCAACCGCGCCACCCGCGAGATCAGGGCGGGCTGTGTGTGGGTCAACGACCACATCCCGATCATCAGCGAGATGCCCCACGGCGGCTATCGGGCCTCCGGCTTCGGCAAGGACATGTCTGCGTACTCCTTCGAGGAGTACACCCAGATCAAGCACGTCATGTTCGACAACACCGCGGTGCCCCGCAAGGACTGGCACCGCACGATCTTCGGGGACCGGCTGTAA